In one window of Chryseobacterium sp. JV274 DNA:
- a CDS encoding TolC family protein codes for MKRLNHRNIIYGIASLSLVSCAVPKVTELKKAQELPEEIIKADNNKSPDEFQQINLKAYFTDPQLLELFDKVVQANPDFQIAQQRVEIANSFLQRSKMDLLPSLEVGVEASGNRYGKYTMEGVGNYDTNLSPNITEDQKINRNFTPNYGLGARSSWEIDAWGKLKNKKIAAQKKYLASTEGLRLLQVELFTDIANLYYQLVALDNRLAIYQKNYNLQQRAFEIVLAQREVGKATELAVQQFKAQNNNWLAEIEHIRVEIVTVEQAITTLTGSYGGDVKRGKILMPTNMEVLNKTINVEGVIHSRPDVAANYYVLEASQADAKAARAAFYPKIDLGAGFGLNSFSIETFFKPSSLAGQLLGGLMVPVFNKGQLKYEFKVANKEQEIAFLNYQKSITTAFNELQSILKQTKIYERVLKLKSEEVGFLDRGVEVSNDLYLTGYANYFELINSQKSKLTAELDLLQFQHQNTRNNVLLFKALGGKLD; via the coding sequence ATGAAAAGATTAAATCATAGAAATATAATATACGGAATTGCTTCACTAAGCCTGGTTTCATGTGCTGTTCCAAAAGTAACCGAATTGAAAAAAGCTCAGGAATTGCCAGAGGAAATTATCAAAGCTGATAACAATAAATCTCCGGATGAATTCCAGCAGATCAACTTAAAGGCTTATTTTACAGATCCGCAGCTGCTCGAACTTTTTGATAAAGTGGTTCAGGCCAATCCGGATTTCCAGATTGCGCAGCAAAGAGTGGAGATTGCCAACAGTTTCCTTCAAAGATCAAAAATGGATTTACTGCCTTCCCTTGAAGTAGGAGTAGAGGCTTCCGGCAACCGGTATGGAAAATATACCATGGAAGGAGTCGGGAACTATGATACCAATCTTTCTCCCAATATTACGGAAGATCAGAAGATCAATAGAAATTTTACGCCTAATTACGGGCTTGGAGCAAGGAGCAGCTGGGAAATTGATGCGTGGGGCAAACTGAAAAACAAAAAGATTGCTGCCCAGAAGAAATATCTGGCTTCCACAGAAGGGCTGAGACTGCTGCAGGTAGAACTTTTTACAGATATTGCCAATTTATATTATCAGCTGGTGGCTTTAGACAATCGTCTTGCTATTTACCAGAAGAATTACAACCTCCAGCAGAGAGCATTTGAAATTGTTCTGGCGCAGCGTGAAGTGGGAAAAGCTACAGAATTAGCTGTACAGCAGTTCAAAGCGCAGAATAACAACTGGCTGGCAGAGATTGAACACATAAGGGTAGAAATTGTTACTGTAGAACAGGCTATTACTACACTCACGGGAAGTTATGGCGGAGATGTAAAACGCGGAAAAATATTGATGCCTACCAATATGGAAGTCTTAAATAAAACAATTAATGTAGAAGGAGTTATTCATTCCCGACCGGATGTAGCCGCAAACTATTATGTTTTAGAGGCTTCTCAGGCTGATGCAAAAGCTGCAAGGGCTGCATTTTATCCTAAAATTGATCTTGGAGCCGGCTTCGGACTGAATTCTTTCTCTATAGAGACATTTTTTAAACCAAGTTCACTGGCAGGGCAATTGTTGGGTGGATTGATGGTGCCTGTTTTTAATAAAGGACAACTGAAATATGAATTCAAGGTAGCGAATAAGGAGCAGGAAATTGCTTTTTTAAACTATCAGAAAAGTATTACGACTGCTTTTAATGAGCTTCAGTCGATCCTGAAACAGACTAAGATCTATGAACGTGTTCTGAAACTGAAATCAGAGGAAGTAGGTTTTCTTGATCGTGGGGTGGAGGTTTCCAACGATCTCTATCTGACAGGATATGCCAATTATTTTGAACTGATCAACTCTCAGAAGAGCAAACTGACTGCTGAACTGGATTTATTACAGTTCCAGCACCAGAATACCAGAAATAACGTCCTGCTGTTTAAAGCGCTGGGTGGGAAACTGGATTAA
- a CDS encoding SDR family oxidoreductase, producing MSTQNVKGKVVLIAGGGKNLGGLLSRDFAAKGAKLAIHYNSESSKADSEKTLAEVQALGAEAFLFQGDLTKVDNITKFFDETISRFGGIDIAINTVGMVLKKPFSETTEAEYDTMFNVNSKSAYFFLQEAGKKLNDHGKICTIVTSLLAAYTGLYSTYAGAKAPVEHFTRAASKEFGARGISVTAVAPGPMDTPFFYGQETDDAVAYHKSASALGGLTNIKDIAPLVEFLVTEGWWITGQTIFANGGYTTR from the coding sequence ATGTCAACACAAAATGTAAAAGGAAAAGTTGTTTTAATTGCCGGAGGAGGTAAAAACCTTGGAGGACTTTTAAGTAGAGATTTTGCTGCGAAAGGAGCAAAACTGGCAATACATTATAACAGTGAAAGTTCAAAAGCAGATAGCGAAAAAACACTTGCTGAGGTACAGGCATTAGGAGCAGAAGCATTTTTGTTCCAGGGAGATCTTACCAAAGTAGACAATATTACAAAATTCTTTGATGAAACAATTTCCCGTTTCGGAGGGATTGATATTGCAATCAATACCGTAGGAATGGTACTGAAAAAACCATTTTCAGAGACTACAGAAGCGGAATATGATACCATGTTCAATGTCAATTCAAAATCAGCTTACTTCTTTTTGCAGGAAGCAGGTAAAAAACTGAACGATCACGGGAAGATCTGTACCATTGTTACTTCACTGCTGGCTGCTTACACAGGACTGTATTCTACTTATGCCGGAGCAAAGGCACCTGTAGAGCATTTTACAAGAGCTGCTTCTAAAGAATTCGGAGCAAGAGGAATTTCTGTAACTGCTGTAGCCCCTGGACCAATGGATACTCCTTTCTTCTATGGACAGGAAACAGATGATGCCGTTGCTTATCATAAATCAGCATCAGCATTGGGAGGACTTACAAATATAAAAGATATCGCTCCGCTGGTAGAATTTCTGGTAACAGAAGGCTGGTGGATTACCGGGCAGACCATTTTTGCTAACGGAGGATATACCACAAGATAA
- a CDS encoding efflux RND transporter permease subunit: MVEMFIRRKVLSLVISILFVLLGIMALLKMPITQFPDIVPPSVTVTAKYTGANAEVSANAVALPLERAINGVPGMTYMSTVTSNDGLTLIQVFFEVGIDPDVAAVNVQNRVTTILDELPEEVIRAGVTTEKEVNSMLMYLNITSTDPSQDEQFIYNFTDINVLQELKRIDGVGRAEIMGQKEYSMRVWLDPQKMAAYNISADEVITSLQKQNISAAPGKVGETSGKTSSQLQYVIKYKGKFFEPKQYEEVPIRSDVDGTILKLKDIAKVEFGAMNYGMVSKTDGRPSASIMMKQRPGSNASEVIESVKAKMEELKVTSFPPGMEYNMAYDVSRFLDASISAVLTTLIEAFILVGIVVFIFLQDWRSTLIPVLAVPVALVGTFAFMNMLDFSVNLLTLFALVLAIGIVVDNAIVVVEAVHVKMEEGMNAMDATISATKEIAGAVVAITIVMSAVFIPVAFLDGPVGVFYRQFSLTLAISIVISGVNALTLTPALCAIILKPHNHDKKKTIIDRAFQSFNTGFERLTNGYVSILSKFATRTTVTFGLLFLFVGLTFVTSKFLPTGFIPMEDQGMVYVSVTTPQGATVERTEKVLDEVTVIAKKINGVENVTTLAGYSIVTEIAGSSYGMAMINLKDWKERNISVNNLITELSDKTKSIADAQIEIFAPPTVPGFGNTSGFELRLLDRTGGTIENTDKITKDFVKKLNEAPELQNSFTSFDATFPQYMINVDYDMAAKKGVSVDNAMSTLQTMLGSYYATNFIRFSQMYKVMVQASPEHRDTPESILNLYLKNDKGEMIPFSTFITIEKVYGPEVLTRYNMYMSAMINGEPADGYSSGDAIAAVERVAKETLPRGFDVEWSGMTREEILSGNQTVYIFAICLLFVYLLLAAQYESFLLPMPVLLSLPTGIFGSYIALVLMGLDNNIYAQVALVMLIGLLAKNAILIVEFAVARNKQGYDIIPAAIEGARQRLRPILMTSFAFVAGLIPLCIASGAGAIGNRSIGTAAAGGMLIGTIFGLVVIPGLYIFFAKLENKKKDEKIKS; this comes from the coding sequence ATGGTAGAAATGTTTATAAGACGAAAGGTTCTTTCGTTGGTTATTTCCATATTATTTGTACTGCTGGGAATTATGGCATTGCTGAAGATGCCGATCACCCAGTTTCCGGACATCGTACCGCCCTCAGTAACCGTTACGGCAAAATATACAGGAGCTAATGCGGAAGTATCTGCCAATGCTGTAGCTCTTCCACTGGAACGTGCTATCAATGGAGTGCCGGGAATGACATATATGTCTACGGTTACTTCCAATGACGGACTTACCCTTATTCAGGTGTTCTTTGAAGTGGGAATAGATCCTGATGTAGCAGCGGTAAACGTCCAGAACAGGGTGACAACCATTCTTGACGAACTTCCTGAAGAGGTAATCAGAGCCGGAGTTACCACTGAAAAAGAGGTAAACAGTATGCTGATGTACCTCAATATCACAAGTACAGATCCGAGCCAGGATGAACAGTTCATCTATAATTTTACGGATATTAATGTCCTTCAGGAATTGAAACGTATTGATGGAGTTGGCCGTGCCGAGATTATGGGGCAGAAAGAATATTCGATGAGAGTATGGCTGGATCCACAGAAAATGGCGGCTTACAATATTTCTGCGGATGAAGTGATCACTTCATTACAAAAACAGAATATTTCTGCAGCGCCCGGAAAAGTTGGAGAAACGTCAGGGAAGACTTCCAGTCAGCTTCAATATGTGATCAAATATAAAGGGAAGTTTTTTGAGCCTAAACAATATGAAGAAGTTCCCATCAGATCTGATGTTGACGGAACAATTTTAAAGCTTAAAGACATTGCTAAAGTTGAATTCGGAGCGATGAACTACGGAATGGTTTCCAAAACAGACGGAAGACCATCCGCATCCATCATGATGAAACAACGTCCCGGTTCCAATGCTTCCGAGGTTATTGAAAGTGTAAAAGCAAAAATGGAAGAATTAAAAGTCACATCTTTCCCACCCGGAATGGAGTACAATATGGCGTATGATGTTTCCAGATTCCTGGATGCTTCCATCAGTGCGGTACTGACAACTCTTATTGAAGCCTTTATTCTGGTAGGAATTGTGGTATTTATCTTCCTTCAGGACTGGCGTTCCACCTTGATTCCTGTGTTGGCTGTTCCGGTAGCATTGGTAGGAACTTTTGCCTTCATGAATATGCTTGATTTCTCTGTTAACCTTTTAACATTGTTTGCATTGGTTCTTGCCATCGGAATTGTGGTTGATAATGCCATTGTCGTCGTTGAAGCCGTCCATGTGAAAATGGAAGAAGGAATGAATGCAATGGATGCAACCATCAGTGCAACCAAAGAAATTGCAGGAGCGGTAGTGGCTATTACCATCGTAATGTCAGCAGTATTTATTCCTGTAGCATTTCTTGATGGTCCGGTAGGAGTATTCTATCGTCAGTTCTCACTGACATTGGCAATCAGTATTGTGATTTCCGGAGTGAATGCATTGACTCTTACGCCAGCGCTTTGTGCGATTATTTTAAAACCTCACAATCACGATAAGAAGAAAACAATCATTGACAGAGCTTTCCAGAGTTTCAATACAGGTTTTGAAAGGCTGACCAATGGATATGTAAGTATTCTATCAAAATTTGCGACGAGAACTACGGTTACTTTTGGACTGTTATTTTTATTCGTTGGATTGACTTTTGTGACCAGCAAATTCCTGCCAACCGGATTTATTCCAATGGAAGATCAGGGAATGGTGTATGTAAGTGTCACTACTCCGCAGGGAGCAACGGTAGAAAGAACTGAAAAAGTGCTGGATGAAGTGACTGTTATTGCCAAGAAAATTAATGGAGTAGAAAACGTGACCACTCTTGCAGGGTACAGTATTGTAACGGAAATCGCAGGTTCATCCTACGGAATGGCGATGATCAATCTTAAAGACTGGAAAGAAAGAAATATTTCAGTGAACAATCTGATCACGGAGCTTTCTGATAAAACTAAAAGCATTGCAGATGCCCAGATTGAGATCTTTGCCCCGCCCACAGTTCCGGGATTCGGTAATACCAGTGGTTTTGAACTGCGTTTGCTGGACAGAACCGGAGGAACCATTGAGAACACAGATAAAATCACCAAGGACTTTGTTAAAAAACTAAATGAAGCTCCGGAGCTGCAGAACAGTTTTACCAGTTTTGATGCCACTTTCCCGCAATATATGATCAATGTGGATTATGATATGGCAGCGAAGAAAGGAGTTTCAGTAGACAATGCGATGTCCACATTACAGACCATGCTGGGATCCTATTATGCCACGAATTTTATCCGTTTCAGTCAGATGTATAAAGTGATGGTACAGGCAAGTCCGGAGCATCGGGATACCCCTGAAAGTATTCTGAATTTATATTTAAAGAATGATAAAGGTGAAATGATTCCCTTCTCTACCTTCATCACCATTGAAAAAGTATACGGACCTGAAGTACTGACGAGATACAATATGTATATGTCTGCGATGATCAATGGAGAACCTGCGGACGGATACAGCTCCGGGGATGCTATTGCTGCTGTAGAACGTGTTGCCAAAGAGACACTGCCAAGAGGATTTGATGTTGAGTGGTCCGGAATGACAAGAGAAGAAATCTTATCAGGAAACCAGACTGTTTATATTTTCGCGATCTGCCTTTTATTCGTCTATCTTTTACTGGCGGCACAATATGAAAGCTTCCTTCTTCCTATGCCGGTATTATTAAGCCTTCCAACGGGAATCTTTGGTTCCTATATCGCATTGGTACTTATGGGATTGGATAATAATATTTATGCACAGGTAGCATTGGTGATGCTGATTGGACTTTTGGCTAAAAATGCTATCCTGATCGTAGAATTTGCGGTGGCAAGAAATAAACAGGGATACGATATCATTCCTGCAGCAATTGAAGGAGCCAGACAGCGTCTGAGACCTATTCTGATGACCTCTTTTGCATTCGTAGCAGGGCTTATTCCATTATGTATTGCATCAGGAGCAGGAGCAATAGGTAACCGTTCCATTGGTACAGCAGCAGCAGGAGGAATGCTGATAGGAACCATCTTCGGATTGGTAGTGATTCCGGGACTGTATATATTCTTTGCAAAACTTGAAAATAAGAAGAAAGATGAAAAGATTAAATCATAG
- the queG gene encoding tRNA epoxyqueuosine(34) reductase QueG, whose product MNAGAEKYSQLIKSKAKSFGFQSCGISKADFLEEDAPHLEKWLKNNYNGEMKYMENHFDKRLDPRLLVEGSKSVISLSYNYFPEEKISILENYKISKYAYAEDYHEVIKEILREMVAELQEEIGEFGFRVFVDSAPIMERSWARKSGIGWVGKNANLITKQNGSFYFLAEIICDLELIADHATTDHCGSCRKCIDACPTDAIVSEKIIDGSRCISYATIELKNEIPDYFKDKMEDWMFGCDICQDVCPWNRFSAPNKQSRFKPNEALKNFKKGEWKEITQEIFSEIFRKSPVKRTKFAGLKRNIEFLQKSSD is encoded by the coding sequence ATGAATGCAGGCGCTGAAAAATATTCCCAACTGATAAAGTCCAAGGCAAAAAGTTTTGGATTCCAGAGTTGTGGCATTTCTAAAGCTGATTTTTTGGAAGAAGATGCTCCCCATCTTGAAAAATGGCTGAAGAACAATTATAACGGCGAAATGAAGTACATGGAAAATCATTTCGACAAAAGACTTGATCCCCGGCTTTTGGTAGAGGGTTCCAAATCTGTTATTTCACTTTCATACAATTACTTTCCCGAGGAAAAAATTTCAATATTAGAAAATTACAAGATCTCAAAATATGCTTATGCAGAAGATTATCATGAAGTAATCAAAGAAATCCTTCGTGAGATGGTTGCAGAGCTGCAGGAGGAAATAGGAGAGTTCGGATTTCGGGTTTTTGTAGATTCTGCACCCATTATGGAAAGAAGCTGGGCCCGAAAATCTGGAATCGGCTGGGTAGGAAAAAATGCAAACCTCATTACCAAACAGAACGGATCTTTTTACTTTCTGGCTGAAATTATCTGCGATTTGGAACTGATTGCCGATCATGCCACTACAGACCATTGCGGAAGCTGCAGAAAATGTATTGATGCCTGTCCCACGGATGCTATTGTTTCGGAGAAAATTATTGACGGAAGCCGTTGTATTTCTTATGCAACCATAGAACTCAAAAATGAAATTCCGGATTATTTTAAAGATAAAATGGAAGACTGGATGTTTGGCTGTGACATCTGCCAGGATGTTTGCCCATGGAACCGTTTTTCAGCCCCCAACAAACAAAGCCGTTTCAAACCCAATGAAGCCCTGAAAAACTTTAAAAAAGGAGAATGGAAAGAAATTACCCAGGAAATTTTCTCTGAAATCTTCAGGAAATCCCCCGTGAAAAGAACTAAATTTGCAGGCTTGAAGCGAAATATTGAGTTTTTACAGAAGTCTTCTGATTGA
- a CDS encoding murein L,D-transpeptidase catalytic domain-containing protein: MKGIYLFFIAFWLCSCSQEKKSSTIHTAEIPATIEKKPAADLSGIKMKAEEALKFCNSKNLNNDFCILIDMSLHSGVNRFFVWDFKNNKISKKYLVGHGCGSNSWSKDDSKANPGFSNEDGSHLSSLGKYKLEGRGYSDWGINIKYLMHGLEETNGNALKRFIVFHSWDMMSDDEVFPKGSPEGWGCPTVSNNAMKEIDPMIQYSKKPVLMWIYN; this comes from the coding sequence ATGAAGGGAATTTATCTGTTTTTCATCGCATTTTGGTTGTGTTCATGTTCTCAGGAGAAAAAAAGCAGTACCATACATACTGCTGAAATACCTGCTACTATTGAAAAGAAGCCTGCAGCAGACTTATCCGGGATAAAAATGAAAGCCGAAGAAGCGTTGAAGTTCTGTAATTCAAAGAACCTTAATAATGATTTCTGTATTCTTATTGATATGAGTCTCCATTCCGGAGTGAACCGGTTTTTTGTCTGGGATTTTAAAAATAATAAGATCTCCAAAAAATACCTGGTAGGCCATGGTTGTGGTTCCAATTCATGGAGTAAAGACGATTCTAAAGCAAATCCGGGATTCAGTAATGAAGATGGAAGCCACCTTTCCTCTTTAGGAAAATATAAGCTTGAAGGAAGAGGGTACAGCGACTGGGGAATTAATATCAAATACCTGATGCACGGACTTGAGGAAACAAACGGCAATGCTTTAAAAAGATTTATTGTCTTTCATTCCTGGGACATGATGAGTGATGATGAAGTCTTTCCCAAAGGATCTCCCGAAGGATGGGGTTGTCCTACTGTTTCCAACAATGCTATGAAGGAAATTGATCCGATGATTCAGTACTCGAAGAAACCCGTTCTGATGTGGATATATAATTAA
- a CDS encoding TIGR02117 family protein has translation MTVKTILMYLLKVVGIILGIVVIYVILGLLIPYIPVSAKNDGQKKEIPIYIYTNGVHTDIVMPVKNDLQDWSMKIPFANTKSKKTDYQYIGIGWGDKGFYLDTPTWADLKFSTAVKAAFWLSDSAMHCTYYNTMKEGDDCKMIMISRNQYENLVKFVEDKFDRDQNGNFMLIPTNAVYSDNDAFYDAKGTYSFLYTCNTWSNNALKAAGQKAALWTPSDFGIFQHYK, from the coding sequence ATGACTGTGAAAACTATATTAATGTATCTCCTGAAAGTGGTAGGAATTATTTTAGGAATTGTGGTGATTTATGTAATCCTGGGGTTACTGATTCCCTATATTCCGGTTTCGGCTAAAAATGATGGACAGAAAAAAGAAATTCCGATTTATATTTATACCAACGGAGTACATACTGATATAGTAATGCCTGTAAAAAATGATCTGCAGGACTGGAGCATGAAAATTCCTTTCGCCAATACAAAATCAAAAAAAACAGATTATCAGTATATCGGAATAGGCTGGGGAGACAAAGGATTCTATCTTGATACGCCTACATGGGCAGACCTGAAGTTTTCAACAGCTGTAAAAGCAGCATTCTGGCTTAGTGATTCCGCTATGCACTGTACTTATTATAATACAATGAAAGAAGGAGACGACTGTAAAATGATTATGATCAGCAGAAACCAGTATGAGAATCTGGTAAAATTTGTAGAAGATAAATTTGACAGAGATCAGAACGGTAATTTCATGTTAATTCCTACAAATGCAGTGTATAGTGATAATGATGCCTTTTATGATGCCAAAGGAACCTACAGCTTTCTTTACACCTGCAATACATGGTCAAATAATGCTTTAAAGGCTGCAGGACAGAAAGCAGCACTTTGGACTCCATCAGATTTCGGAATTTTTCAGCACTATAAATAA
- a CDS encoding SRPBCC family protein has translation MKHTLFREQQLNCDIETAWKFFSSANNLSEITPKDMGFIVLTEMDDDEIYEGMLIDYYVSPLFGIKMKWQTEITHVDFQKSFIDFQKKGPYKLWNHHHEFIPNEEGVLMRDAIDYELPMGFLGEIAHRLFVKKKLEHIFDYRFRVLSKLF, from the coding sequence ATGAAACATACGCTTTTCCGCGAACAACAGCTCAATTGTGATATAGAAACCGCCTGGAAATTCTTTTCTTCAGCCAATAACCTTTCAGAAATTACCCCGAAAGATATGGGCTTTATTGTATTGACGGAAATGGATGACGATGAAATCTATGAAGGAATGCTCATCGACTATTATGTTTCTCCATTGTTTGGTATTAAAATGAAATGGCAGACAGAAATCACCCACGTCGATTTTCAAAAAAGCTTTATTGATTTCCAGAAAAAAGGCCCATACAAACTATGGAACCACCATCATGAATTTATTCCCAATGAAGAAGGCGTACTGATGAGAGATGCCATAGATTATGAACTTCCTATGGGATTTCTAGGCGAAATTGCTCACCGTCTTTTCGTTAAAAAGAAACTGGAACATATTTTTGATTACCGTTTCAGAGTGCTCAGTAAATTGTTCTAG
- a CDS encoding efflux RND transporter periplasmic adaptor subunit has translation MYFKTVIICFMATLFAVSCSKDKEKNNKKDKEVPVLEIKEKDTLVSNQFVTDIQAKKNVEMRSRIGGIIQHIYVNEGQFVHQGQALFKINDAELQMELLKANATLKQTEADVRIAEVELKQIQSLHAKKFVANNELEMVKAKLSSAKAKHAFADAEKRTVLQKISFTRITAPFDGVIDVIPHKDGSLVENGTLLTTLSQLNEVYAYFSIPENLYFELLANDKIGSHQKIELTLPNGVNYQFNGALKTAEGEIDRATGSIRYKVLFPNPDRLIKHGTSGKLIISEQQNNAILIPQKSTFSIQDKTYVFVVDKQNKVKMTSIKIGTTLRDSYMVESGLKKGDLIIYEGTQSLKDGDIIKIKKKY, from the coding sequence ATGTATTTTAAAACTGTGATAATTTGCTTTATGGCAACATTATTCGCTGTGTCATGCAGTAAAGACAAGGAGAAAAATAATAAAAAAGACAAAGAAGTTCCCGTACTGGAAATCAAAGAAAAAGATACACTGGTAAGCAACCAGTTTGTCACCGATATCCAGGCTAAAAAAAATGTTGAAATGCGGTCCAGAATCGGAGGTATTATACAGCATATTTATGTAAACGAGGGACAGTTTGTACATCAGGGGCAGGCTTTATTTAAAATCAATGATGCCGAGCTGCAGATGGAACTTCTGAAAGCTAATGCGACATTAAAGCAGACTGAAGCTGATGTTCGTATAGCAGAAGTAGAACTGAAGCAGATTCAGAGTCTTCATGCTAAAAAATTTGTAGCCAACAATGAGTTGGAAATGGTGAAAGCAAAACTGTCCTCTGCCAAAGCAAAACATGCTTTTGCCGATGCAGAAAAGAGAACGGTTCTTCAGAAAATAAGCTTTACAAGGATAACGGCACCTTTTGATGGGGTAATTGACGTGATTCCTCATAAAGACGGAAGTCTGGTAGAAAATGGGACGTTATTGACTACGCTGTCTCAATTGAATGAAGTATATGCGTATTTTTCCATTCCTGAAAATCTGTATTTTGAGCTTTTGGCCAACGATAAGATCGGAAGTCATCAAAAGATAGAGCTGACGCTGCCCAATGGAGTCAATTATCAGTTCAACGGCGCTTTAAAAACCGCTGAAGGGGAAATCGACAGAGCCACGGGTTCCATTCGTTATAAAGTACTTTTCCCGAATCCGGACCGTCTGATCAAACACGGGACTTCCGGGAAACTTATTATTTCTGAACAACAGAATAATGCTATTCTTATTCCACAAAAATCTACCTTCTCCATCCAGGATAAGACGTATGTTTTTGTTGTGGATAAACAGAATAAAGTGAAAATGACCAGTATTAAGATCGGAACTACCTTAAGAGACTCTTATATGGTAGAAAGCGGTCTTAAAAAAGGAGATTTAATCATTTATGAAGGGACTCAGTCTTTGAAAGATGGTGATATCATCAAAATCAAAAAGAAGTATTAA
- a CDS encoding cold shock domain-containing protein, which produces MADSFSKKENFKKKIQKQKEKALRREDRKTNNNKGAEDVYMYVDEFGRLTSTPPEQRQEVNLDDIQLGAAPIIEEDPRKTGIVTFLSEKGYGFITEDNNKENIFFHNNNCVEPVKKGNKVSFEKEKSPKGFSAVEIQIVK; this is translated from the coding sequence ATGGCAGATTCTTTTTCTAAAAAGGAAAATTTCAAGAAAAAAATTCAAAAGCAAAAAGAAAAGGCGCTAAGACGCGAAGATCGTAAGACGAACAACAACAAAGGAGCGGAGGACGTCTACATGTATGTAGATGAATTCGGAAGATTAACATCTACTCCACCTGAACAAAGACAGGAAGTAAACCTTGATGATATTCAATTGGGAGCAGCTCCTATTATTGAGGAAGATCCAAGAAAAACTGGAATTGTTACTTTCCTTAGTGAAAAAGGGTATGGCTTCATCACCGAAGATAATAACAAAGAAAATATCTTCTTCCACAACAACAACTGTGTGGAGCCGGTAAAAAAAGGAAACAAAGTATCTTTCGAAAAAGAGAAGTCTCCTAAAGGATTTTCAGCTGTTGAAATCCAGATTGTTAAATAA